The Pseudomonas azotoformans genome has a segment encoding these proteins:
- a CDS encoding O-antigen ligase family protein, with amino-acid sequence MALSVEQRGSIFLVAVVCLLVVGVCAPFSGHDLQRVMQIAIGACAVLYGLSVAHVERLVDRPTALSLALIIVLGLASSMRAHQPLWALVEMASFVSCGAIAVAFALLRRQGGESLDRVLILFVVLLCLIKSIQYTYAGALAFISAERTLDPDVLLAGFSNKRFYGQFQTFTLPLLALPLLIPTLSRSLKAVVFALLCVWWLIAVAGGTRGTWLGMGAAGVVLAVLGPWGRRWLGWQLAAMLGGLLLYWLVFKVLADYLGIEIANAASDRLTTSLSGRGPIWWQAWHMLVERPWLGFGPMHFADITNSIAAHPHQTILQWTSEWGVPSALCVAVLAWRGGWATVGVVRERALSAECADLLRLCLFAALVGALVQSMVDGVIVMPNSQVWLALVVGWLMALHVWRTPQTNELPLAWSAWKAMGVLAVGLLVVIALRDVPHIEHAQQQYLGAHGNHLQPRFWAQGVIAR; translated from the coding sequence ATGGCGTTATCCGTAGAGCAGCGTGGCAGTATTTTCCTGGTGGCCGTGGTGTGCCTGCTGGTGGTTGGGGTTTGTGCTCCCTTCAGTGGGCATGATCTGCAACGGGTGATGCAGATCGCCATCGGGGCTTGCGCGGTGCTGTACGGGCTGTCGGTCGCCCACGTTGAACGGCTGGTTGACCGGCCCACGGCCTTGAGCCTGGCGCTGATCATTGTGCTGGGCCTGGCGTCTTCAATGCGGGCTCACCAGCCGCTCTGGGCGCTTGTCGAAATGGCATCGTTCGTCAGCTGTGGCGCGATTGCGGTGGCATTCGCCCTGCTGCGACGCCAGGGCGGTGAATCGTTGGACCGCGTCTTGATTCTGTTCGTGGTGCTGCTGTGCCTGATCAAATCGATTCAATACACCTACGCCGGTGCTCTGGCGTTCATCAGCGCTGAGCGCACGCTAGACCCTGACGTATTGCTGGCCGGCTTTTCCAACAAGCGTTTCTACGGCCAGTTCCAGACGTTTACTTTGCCGCTGCTGGCGCTCCCCTTATTGATCCCCACGCTGTCTCGCTCACTCAAGGCCGTGGTGTTTGCGCTGCTGTGCGTGTGGTGGCTGATTGCAGTGGCTGGCGGCACGCGTGGCACCTGGCTTGGCATGGGCGCGGCGGGCGTGGTGTTGGCGGTGCTGGGGCCATGGGGCCGGCGCTGGTTGGGGTGGCAGTTGGCCGCAATGCTGGGCGGACTGTTGTTGTATTGGCTGGTGTTCAAGGTGTTGGCGGATTACCTGGGGATCGAGATCGCCAATGCCGCCAGCGATCGCCTCACGACGTCGTTGTCGGGGCGAGGGCCGATCTGGTGGCAGGCCTGGCATATGCTCGTCGAGCGGCCTTGGTTGGGCTTCGGGCCAATGCATTTCGCCGATATCACCAACAGTATTGCCGCTCACCCCCATCAGACCATCCTGCAATGGACGAGCGAGTGGGGCGTGCCATCCGCGTTGTGCGTCGCGGTGTTGGCATGGCGAGGAGGCTGGGCCACGGTCGGTGTCGTGCGTGAGCGTGCGCTGAGCGCCGAGTGTGCAGATTTGCTGCGGCTGTGCCTGTTTGCGGCGTTGGTCGGTGCGCTGGTGCAGTCCATGGTCGACGGCGTGATCGTGATGCCCAACTCCCAGGTCTGGCTGGCGCTGGTGGTGGGCTGGCTGATGGCGTTGCACGTCTGGCGAACCCCACAAACCAACGAGTTGCCATTGGCCTGGAGCGCCTGGAAAGCAATGGGTGTACTGGCCGTTGGTCTGTTGGTTGTGATCGCCTTGCGGGACGTTCCTCATATCGAACACGCTCAACAGCAGTACCTGGGCGCCCATGGCAATCACCTGCAACCACGCTTCTGGGCCCAAGGCGTGATTGCCCGCTGA
- a CDS encoding DUF6388 family protein: MTTTEMTQEVRHQAALEKYLEESPQLKEEIKDLSADDQRDQIQWAFEDEAESQGYQPWELTLKYTSTPEEFEAARLALHKEAAEVLGVEWEEYCEMNDLVV; encoded by the coding sequence ATGACCACGACTGAAATGACCCAGGAAGTTCGGCATCAAGCAGCCCTCGAAAAATACCTCGAGGAGTCGCCGCAACTTAAAGAAGAGATCAAGGACCTGAGCGCCGATGATCAGCGCGACCAGATTCAGTGGGCATTCGAGGACGAGGCCGAGAGCCAGGGTTATCAGCCCTGGGAGCTGACCCTCAAGTACACCTCGACACCGGAAGAGTTCGAAGCGGCACGGCTGGCCTTGCATAAAGAGGCGGCTGAAGTGTTGGGTGTCGAGTGGGAAGAGTATTG